Proteins from a genomic interval of Gopherus evgoodei ecotype Sinaloan lineage chromosome 7, rGopEvg1_v1.p, whole genome shotgun sequence:
- the LOC115655325 gene encoding RNA-binding protein 14-like isoform X4, protein MRPGVKLFVGNVPEEATAEELGELFTGAVGPVLGVALMKQFAFVHLRDEAAAVRAIAQLNGHQLHGRRIVVEPSRPRPTNTCKIFVGNVSAACTSGELRALFQQYGPVVECDVVKGG, encoded by the exons ATGCGTCCCGGAGTGAAGCTGTTCGTGGGGAACGTGCCTGAGGAGGCCACGGCCGAGGAGCTGGGCGAGCTGTTCACGGGCGCGGTGGGCCCGGTGCTCGGCGTGGCCCTCATGAAGCAGTTCGCTTTCGTGCACCTGCGGGATGAGGCGGCCGCTGTCCGCGCCATCGCCCAGCTCAACGGGCACCAGCTGCACGGCCGCCGCATCGTGGTGGAGCCATCCCGCCCGCGGCCCACCAACACCTGCAAGATCTTCGTGGGTAACGTTTCGGCGGCCTGCACCAGCGGAGAGCTGCGGGCGCTCTTCCAGCAGTACGGGCCCGTAGTGGAGTGCGACGTGGTGAAAG GTGGTTGA
- the LOC115655325 gene encoding RNA-binding protein 14-like isoform X5 produces MRPGVKLFVGNVPEEATAEELGELFTGAVGPVLGVALMKQFAFVHLRDEAAAVRAIAQLNGHQLHGRRIVVEPSRPRPTNTCKIFVGNVSAACTSGELRALFQQYGPVVECDVVKE; encoded by the coding sequence ATGCGTCCCGGAGTGAAGCTGTTCGTGGGGAACGTGCCTGAGGAGGCCACGGCCGAGGAGCTGGGCGAGCTGTTCACGGGCGCGGTGGGCCCGGTGCTCGGCGTGGCCCTCATGAAGCAGTTCGCTTTCGTGCACCTGCGGGATGAGGCGGCCGCTGTCCGCGCCATCGCCCAGCTCAACGGGCACCAGCTGCACGGCCGCCGCATCGTGGTGGAGCCATCCCGCCCGCGGCCCACCAACACCTGCAAGATCTTCGTGGGTAACGTTTCGGCGGCCTGCACCAGCGGAGAGCTGCGGGCGCTCTTCCAGCAGTACGGGCCCGTAGTGGAGTGCGACGTGGTGAAAG
- the CCS gene encoding copper chaperone for superoxide dismutase — MEATPGPGRQEGPSCRLEFAVQMNCQECVDAVQASLQGATGLRVLDIRLDSQSVLVETSMSAGKVKGLLESTGCRAVLKGMGSSEPQNLGAAVAMMSGSSLVQGVVRFLQVSPEKCLIEGTIDGLEPGLHGLHVHEFGDVTNSCDSCGDHFNPDGERHGGPQDAHRHLGDLGNVLAGSDGRADFQMEDTQLKVWDIIGRSLVVDSGEDDLGRGGHPLSKVCGNSGERLACGIIARSAGLFENPKQICTCDGVTLWEEREKPVAGPGRRMLGQPASHL; from the exons ATGGAGGCGACGCCGGGCCCGGGGAGGCAGGAGGGCCCCAGCTGCCGG CTGGAGTTCGCTGTGCAGATGAACTGCCAGGAATGCGTGGATGCTGTGCAGGCCTCTCTGCAAGGAGCAACAG GGCTCCGAGTGCTGGACATTCGGCTGGACTCTCAGAGTGTGCTGGTGGAGACTAGCATGAGTGCTGGGAAGGTGAAGGGCCTGTTGGAGAGCACAGGCTGCCGGGCTGTGCTGAAGGGCATGGGGAGCAGTGAGCCAC AGAACCTTGGTGCAGCTGTGGCCATGATGTCAGGCTCCAGCCTTGTCCAAGGGGTGGTGAGATTCCTGCAGGTCTCCCCAGAGAAGTGTCTCATTGAAGGGACCATTGATGGTCTGGAGCCAGGGTTGCATGGGCTGCACGTCCATGAATTTGGGGATGTCACAAACTCTTGTGACAG TTGTGGAGACCATTTCAACCCAGACGGGGAGCGTCATGGGGGCCCACAGGATGCACACAGG CATCTCGGAGACCTTGGCAATGTGCTGGCTGGCAGCGATGGAAGGGCAGACTTCCAGATGGAGGACACCCAGCTAAAG GTCTGGGACATCATCGGCCGCTCTCTGGTGGTGGATTCTGGTGAGGACGACCTTGGCCGTGGGGGTCACCCACTCTCTAAAGTCTGTGGGAACTCTGGTGAGAG gctGGCCTGTGGGATCATTGCCCGATCTGCTGGGCTGTTCGAGAACCCCAAGCAAATCTGCACCTGCGATGGCGTGACGCTGTGGGAGGAGCGGGAGAAACCAGTggcagggccaggcaggaggaTGCTTGGCCAGCCTGCCTCTCACCTGTAG
- the CCDC87 gene encoding LOW QUALITY PROTEIN: coiled-coil domain-containing protein 87 (The sequence of the model RefSeq protein was modified relative to this genomic sequence to represent the inferred CDS: inserted 3 bases in 2 codons; deleted 1 base in 1 codon) codes for MSRAGSSWDLYGLEETEEVTQTLHQVYQGILAPLSLFQPPSKGPPGVPTRTLAPAPPSPQLHGTQETSSAEPPSTPETSHTLPSGSPKPPVPAFFIPVSLAALTQLIEERXSLGRESLPISSQAGQVFTEIILTEVKCRLGGCSQSLSNSALSSWQNKDLYQHLVSYIILVSEHLFFHYLCLMELHRGMAVFTDYARPHPLRSPLGGRLDCSSLLNMAAIQRHLVAELKTPQNHLFLDSRPARPKXKTPPQRGWHSARSTIGCRLGLTISHFIKLTRPHTQTCRQKIAKDIEELEEIPPLDLSRVYHLIPNVETFDSCFTNLSCVAVRTPCSCTPASEDQDVTKRVRHKAGSISKKSHSLPNMRDGQLLSDELGIHLPPRPLTPIVPSRYAESATDSNLEESMAIAKDLHKLVQGSLLRSGSRRDESEDTELPPIIGALTRRRANVTKLQQLQETLRCLQEEEMAEQQLRYMVVFAPPTHPQAATVNLQIHHGMVAKAADLQVSDRVLVDSVAIQRYGPLYNDLLGEIDTATVSYLDANLSAGEEIREIYKELIKIIPTEYLRFDQGPLIEPAAMNVDLSNSLASSTLTKRKSEQVINTELNKLLPAGPFSTQKVITPVQSSLPLMIAREQKTTWYQWWKSALNADDYLKYVSTKESDYLHVIFHLYNEGEEPLFIDEAQKKQLEETQREVKRKVAEVRSKREKYMPGMWNTNTIMLGGLGTFEDQDRKPGDLRLLQKQLERLWEVLHFPDRERLDMAIKYSSNQSYAQLPAMLKAWEKAAKSIQERELLLLELEKFEQTASDPNRFFERSLESFATRTWESRTRGRLYAAIAQCDTDLYIILHQIKERFHDTVTFKGRPYLEKMRWDKVEMLYWLQQERRAGALAKETGREARLWKLPPLAQVGSSAGFSPTSQ; via the exons ATGTCCCGCGCTGGCTCCTCCTGGGATCTCTATGGCTTGGAGGAGACGGAGGAAGTGACCCAGACGCTGCACCAGGTCTACCAGGGCATTCTGGCCCCGCTCTCCCTCTTCCAGCCTCCTTCAAAGGGGCCCCCAGGAGTCCCCACGCGCACCCTAGCCCcggccccacccagcccccagctccatgGTACACAGGAGACTAGTTCTGCCGAGCCTCCCAGCACCCCGGAGACCAGCCACACGCTACCATCTGGCTCCCCAAAGCCTCCGGTGCCTGCATTCTTTATCCCAGTTTCCCTAGCTGCTCTGACCCAGTTGATTGAAGAGC CTTCTTTGGGCAGGGAGTCGttgcccatctccagccaggcGGGACAGGTCTTCACGGAGATCATCCTGACAGAAGTAAAATGTCGCCTGGGAGGATGCAGTCAGTCACTCTCCAACTCAGCCCTCAGCAGCTGGCAGAACAAGGACCTATACCAGCATCTGGTGTCATATATCATACTTGTCTCTGAACACCTCTTCTTCCACTATCTCTGCCTGATGGAGCTCCACCGGGGCATGGCTGTCTTCACTGACTATGCCAGACCTCACCCGCTTCGCAGCCCGCTCGGGGGTCGTCTGGACTGCTCCAGTCTCCTCAACATGGCTGCCATCCAGCGACATCTC GTTGCAGAGCTGAAGACCCCGCAGAACCACCTTTTTCTTGACAGCAGGCCAGCTCGGCCAAA CAAAACGCCACCACAGAGAGGCTGGCACTCAGCCAGAAGCACTATAGGCTGTCGCCTTGGCCTCACCATCAGTCACTTCATCAAACTGACCAGGCCCCACACGCAGACATGCAGGCAGAAAATTGCAAAGGATATAGAAGAACTTGAGGAGATACCCCCATTGGACTTAAGCAGAGTCTATCACTTGATCCCTAATGTAGAGACTTTTGACAGCTGCTTTACCAACCTGTCATGTGTAGCAGTGAGAACCCCCTGCTCCTGTACCCCTGCTTCAGAAGATCAGGATGTCACAAAGAGGGTCAGGCATAAGGCTGGCTCCATTTCCAAAAAAAGTCATTCACTGCCCAATATGAGAGATGGGCAACTCCTCTCAGATGAACTTGGGATCCATCTTCCCCCTCGCCCCCTCACACCAATAGTGCCCAGTCGCTATGCTGAGTCAGCAACAGACAGCAATCTTGAAGAGTCCATGGCCATAGCCAAGGACCTCCACAAGCTAGTTCAAGGCTCCCTCCTCAGAAGTGGTAGCAGAAGAGATGAGAGTGAGGACACAGAACTGCCTCCCATCATTGGAGCACTGACACGACGCAGAGCCAATGTAACCAAACTCCAGCAGCTTCAGGAGACACTTAGATGCCTCCAGGAAGAGGAAATGGCTGAGCAACAGCTGAGATATATGGTAGTTTTTGCACCACCCACTCACCCTCAAGCCGCCACGGTGAATCTTCAAATACACCATGGCATGGTAGCAAAGGCAGCTGACCTACAAGTGTCCGACAGAGTACTTGTTGACTCTGTGGCTATTCAGAGATACGGCCCCTTGTACAATGATCTTCTGGGAGAGATTGATACTGCTACAGTGAGTTACTTGGATGCAAACCTTTCAGCTGGGGAAGAGATCCGGGAAATTTACAAGGAACTGATAAAAATCATCCCCACAGAGTATCTGAGATTTGACCAAGGACCCTTGATAGAGCCTGCAGCTATGAACGTGGACTTATCCAACAGCTTGGCTTCCTCCACACTGACCAAAAGGAAAAGTGAGCAGGTAATCAATACAGAATTGAATAAGCTCCTGCCCGCTGGACCGTTCAGCACCCAGAAAGTCATTACACCAGTGCAATCAAGTTTGCCCCTCATGATTGCCCGTGAACAAAAAACCACTTGGTATCAGTGGTGGAAATCCGCCCTTAACGCCGATGACTACCTGAAATATGTCTCCACCAAGGAGTCTGATTACCTGCATGTGATATTTCATTTGTACAATGAGGGGGAGGAGCCACTTTTCATAGATGAAGCCCAAAAGAAACAACTGGAGGAAACACAGAGAGAGGTAAAACGGAAAGTGGCAGAGGTCCGCTCAAAGAGAGAGAAGTACATGCCTGGGATGTGGAACACAAACACCATCATGCTTGGCGGGCTTGGGACTTTTGAGGACCAGGACCGTAAGCCTGGAGACCTCAGACTGCTGCAGAAGCAACTGGAAAGACTCTGGGAAGTTCTTCATTTCCCCGATAGGGAGAGGCTTGATATGGCGATTAAGTACAGCTCCAACCAGTCTTACGCTCAGCTCCCAGCTATGCTCAAAGCctgggagaaagcagcaaagagtatCCAGGAACGGGAGCTCTTGCTGTTAGAACTGGAGAAGTTTGAGCAAACCGCCTCTGACCCAAACCGCTTCTTCGAAAGGAGCCTTGAGTCTTTCGCCACACGCACCTGGGAGTCGAGGACCAGAGGCCGCCTGTATGCAGCGATCGCCCAGTGCGACACCGACCTCTACATCATTCTGCACCAGATCAAGGAGAGGTTCCATGACACTGTGACTTTCAAGGGCCGCCCATACTTGGAGAAGATGCGGTGGGACAAAGTGGAGATGCTGTACTGGCTGCAGCAGGAACGTCGTGCTGGTGCCCTGGCAAAAGAAACAGGGAGAGAGGCGAGGCTCTGGAAGCTACCTCCACTGGCTCAGGTAGGCAGCAGTGCAGGattctctcccacatcccagtaa
- the LOC115655328 gene encoding putative nuclease HARBI1 has product MSETVLLLRRVRERSSEGATGARRKRSRRRRFYPEHRVYRARSSFLDLSEEQVLRRYRLDKAAIAGLCSELGSDLESLTGRSHALPVAVKVTSALTFLASGSFQTATRDTTGISQSAMSNCLAQFLEALQRRAARYITFPVPVPTAGHAEGRFPGVLGLLGSMHVALRAPSENELAYRNARNYHSMNMQVVCDSHGTIINVVAKYPGSCPNAAVLENSALARLLDGARLDGLWLLGDRSYPLKTWLMTPILFPCSPGEEKYNAMHQEALSVLKQTCTLLKMRFRCLDKSSGSLQYTPQKVCQIFLACCILHNIALSRRMPLDLAEGEELVEGSDADPELPVQTPFVQISSEARAVRARIVQRFRESLT; this is encoded by the exons ATGTCGGAGACAGTGCTGCTGCTGCGACGGGTGCGGGAACGCAGCAGTGAGGGGGCCACGGGGGCCCGGAGGAAGCGGAGCAGGCGGCGCCGTTTCTACCCTGAGCACCGGGTGTACCGGGCCCGCAGCTCCTTCCTGGACCTCAGCGAGGAGCAGGTGTTGCGGCGCTATCGTCTGGACAAGGCAGCTATTGCGGGGCTCTGCAGCGAGCTGGGCTCTGACCTCGAGAGCTTGACAGGTCGCAGCCACGCCCTGCCGGTGGCTGTCAAGGTGACCTCAGCCCTCACCTTCCTGGCTTCAGGCTCCTTCCAGACGGCCACACGGGACACTACAGGCATCAGCCAGTCAGCCATGTCCAACTGCTTGGCCCAATTCCTGGAGGCACTGCAGCGCCGGGCTGCCCGCTACATTAccttcccagtcccagtccccacGGCAGGGCATGCTGAGGGCCGCTTTCCTGGGGTGCTGGGCCTGCTAGGCAGCATGCATGTGGCGCTGCGGGCTCCCTCAGAAAATGAGCTTGCCTACCGCAATGCCCGCAACTACCACTCCATGAACATGCAGGTGGTGTGTGATTCTCATGGCACCATCATCAACGTGGTGGCCAAAtaccctggctcctgccccaatGCCGCCGTGCTGGAGAACTCTGCCCTGGCTCGGCTGCTTGACGGAGCCCGGCTTGACgggctgtggctgctgg GAGACCGAAGTTACCCGCTGAAAACATGGCTCATGACTCCAATTTTATTCCCATGTAGTCCGGGAGAGGAGAAGTACAATGCCATGCACCAGGAGGCCCTCTCGGTGCTCAAGCAGACATGCACCCTCTTGAAAATGCGTTTCCGCTGCCTGGATAAATCAAGTGGCTCCTTGCAGTACACCCCCCAGAAAGTCTGCCAGATCTTCCTGGCCTGCTGTATACTGCACAACATTGCCCTGAGCCGCAGGATGCCCTTAGAcctggcagagggggaggagctggtggagggGTCGGATGCTGACCCAGAGCTTCCAGTGCAAACCCCCTTTGTTCAGATCTCCAGTGAGGCCCGGGCAGTGAGAGCGCGAATTGTGCAACGTTTCAGAGAGAGCCTGACCTAG